ATTCCATCTTTTAATTTTCTTACAGCCATTTTCTACTCCTCATAAGGTTCAAACATGCTTTTTTCTGCTCCACATACTGGACACACCCAATCATCTGGAATGTCTTCAAAGGGAGTTCCGGGTTTTATACCACCATCAGGATCTCCCTTTTCTGGATCATATATATAACCACACACTGTACAAACATACTTCTTCATGATCTTCACCTCCTTCTTCACCTCTTCCTTTATGTATGTCGGTGCAGTCTTTGGTGATTTACCACCCTTTATCTCATGATAGTAAGCATAGGTCATTGGTTCCCCTTCTTTAAACCTTTCGCAATCAACCACATCTCCAACAAAGATTGTGTGAGTGCCGACATCCATGTCCTTTAAAACCCTTGCTTCAATAAAACCAAGAGAGTTTTCCCTTACGATGGGAGAACCGGTCTTCCCAATCTCATAAGGTATATTTTTAAATTTATCTATGTCCCTTCCTG
The sequence above is drawn from the Caldisericia bacterium genome and encodes:
- a CDS encoding rubredoxin → MDLKTLHKITYGLYLVTSKNGEKINGQIANTVFQVTSDPPRISVTINKKNLTHEFIEKNRVFAVSILSKETPLKFIGNFGFKSGRDIDKFKNIPYEIGKTGSPIVRENSLGFIEARVLKDMDVGTHTIFVGDVVDCERFKEGEPMTYAYYHEIKGGKSPKTAPTYIKEEVKKEVKIMKKYVCTVCGYIYDPEKGDPDGGIKPGTPFEDIPDDWVCPVCGAEKSMFEPYEE